One window from the genome of Verrucomicrobiota bacterium encodes:
- a CDS encoding Rrf2 family transcriptional regulator, with protein MKLSKKTDYALRAIFTLVEYYESKQPIPIRELARRNDIPKRFLEHIMLDLKSKGWADSIPGTKGGYILAKPPEQIALGEIVRHFDGILAPLGCVSFSGYERCSQEPVCRFRRVMLDIRNYVANLMDQATLAHVFQGRVVTNEEVFSDRLIGGAGI; from the coding sequence ATGAAGTTATCTAAAAAAACAGATTATGCACTGAGAGCCATATTTACTCTTGTCGAGTATTACGAATCTAAACAACCGATCCCGATTCGTGAATTGGCCAGACGTAATGATATACCCAAACGTTTTCTCGAACACATCATGCTGGATTTAAAGTCCAAGGGTTGGGCTGACAGTATCCCCGGAACAAAGGGCGGCTACATTCTAGCTAAACCCCCTGAGCAAATTGCTCTCGGTGAGATCGTCAGGCATTTTGATGGTATTTTGGCTCCCCTTGGTTGTGTCTCATTCAGCGGATACGAGAGATGCTCTCAGGAGCCCGTTTGCCGGTTCCGCAGGGTCATGCTTGATATCAGGAATTATGTAGCAAACCTGATGGATCAAGCCACCCTCGCCCATGTTTTCCAGGGACGAGTCGTGACAAATGAAGAGGTTTTTTCTGATCGATTGATTGGTGGGGCGGGAATCTAA